Proteins co-encoded in one Flavivirga eckloniae genomic window:
- a CDS encoding DUF5703 domain-containing protein produces the protein MNNYFNALAYLLITLVFTITNKSEVQAQNISDYNPIWNAPCKNSLGSMPLGNGDIGVNAWVEESGDLIFYISKTDAWSDNARLVKLGKVRVSFSPNLVTPKTPYFQELQFKQGQWVVKMDEGENKRTIVMWVDANNPVIHVDVEGGKKFKAKVSIEPWRTERRQIEEYEKFSFFHSRESGEPIYVEPDSIVESGKDELMWLHHNKRSVYRASMELQGLESIIGEDPLLHRTFGGLIRAEGLTKESSTSLISKKKTKHLNLSVHVLTMEKATIEEWKDKIKDNATKMEALDVALAKNKHLDWWNDFWNTSWVKVSGKNTKETNDISRGWYAHRYLMGCAGRGKYPIKYNGSLFTVDAHPGTKTGHVDPKKNWDADYRNWGEPFWFQNQRQVYWPMIATGDFELMKPFFKMYRDALPLAKKRTELYYDHKGAFFPETMLFWGTYANSDYGYDRNNKPLGLVRSGYVKRYWQGGLELSVMMLEYFKYTQDTAFLEDTALPIIKEVVTFFANHWPLGKEGKIEMYPAQALETYWNVKNPLPEIAGMKKVLQELMTLTKNTTEEQRNEWARIAELIPDYPIKLDENGVRYMAPAWENFSKSNNVENVALYSVFPYRQYGLGFDDLEMIQNSFHKKDFKGVYRCWHNDPVYAAYLGLTDEARIHLGNRFVYSGAYRFPAFYIHGDWVPDHDNGGVAQQTLHAMLLQPVGDKILLFPAWPKEWDVDFKLHAPLNTTIEAVLKDGKIEKLKVTPKERLKDITIMGAVTY, from the coding sequence ATGAACAACTATTTCAATGCATTAGCTTATTTACTTATTACTTTAGTATTTACAATAACAAACAAGAGTGAAGTTCAGGCACAAAATATTTCCGATTACAACCCCATTTGGAATGCGCCATGTAAGAACTCGCTTGGATCAATGCCTTTAGGTAACGGCGATATTGGTGTTAATGCCTGGGTAGAGGAGAGTGGGGATTTGATTTTTTATATCTCAAAAACGGATGCCTGGAGCGATAATGCACGTCTTGTAAAACTAGGTAAGGTTAGAGTGTCGTTTTCTCCCAACCTGGTAACTCCTAAAACGCCTTATTTTCAAGAACTGCAGTTTAAGCAGGGACAATGGGTTGTGAAAATGGATGAAGGTGAAAATAAGCGTACCATTGTTATGTGGGTTGATGCGAACAACCCAGTTATACATGTTGATGTTGAAGGAGGCAAAAAGTTTAAAGCAAAAGTTTCGATAGAACCATGGCGTACAGAAAGACGCCAAATAGAAGAATATGAAAAGTTTTCTTTTTTCCATAGTCGAGAATCAGGAGAACCTATATACGTAGAACCAGATTCAATTGTGGAATCAGGAAAGGATGAACTCATGTGGTTGCATCACAACAAACGTTCGGTTTACAGAGCATCCATGGAATTACAGGGTTTAGAATCGATAATTGGAGAAGATCCGTTACTTCACCGAACTTTTGGAGGGCTAATAAGAGCTGAAGGTTTAACTAAAGAATCGTCTACATCTCTAATTTCTAAAAAGAAAACTAAGCATTTAAATCTGTCCGTTCATGTTTTAACAATGGAGAAAGCTACAATTGAGGAGTGGAAAGATAAAATAAAGGACAATGCTACTAAAATGGAGGCTCTTGATGTAGCATTGGCAAAAAATAAGCATCTTGACTGGTGGAATGACTTCTGGAACACAAGTTGGGTAAAAGTATCTGGAAAGAATACAAAAGAGACAAACGATATTTCTAGAGGTTGGTATGCTCATCGCTACTTGATGGGGTGTGCTGGTAGAGGTAAATACCCTATTAAGTATAATGGCTCACTATTTACAGTTGATGCGCATCCCGGAACCAAAACCGGGCATGTAGATCCAAAAAAGAATTGGGATGCAGACTATAGGAATTGGGGTGAACCCTTTTGGTTTCAAAATCAACGTCAGGTGTATTGGCCGATGATTGCAACGGGTGATTTTGAGTTGATGAAACCATTCTTTAAGATGTATCGTGATGCACTTCCTTTGGCAAAAAAACGTACTGAACTTTATTATGATCATAAAGGCGCTTTTTTCCCGGAAACTATGCTTTTTTGGGGAACTTACGCAAATAGCGATTATGGTTACGACAGAAATAACAAACCATTAGGGTTGGTACGCAGTGGTTATGTAAAGCGTTATTGGCAAGGAGGTCTGGAACTTAGTGTAATGATGTTGGAATACTTTAAATATACTCAAGATACAGCTTTTCTTGAAGACACAGCTTTACCTATAATTAAAGAAGTAGTTACGTTTTTTGCTAATCATTGGCCCTTGGGTAAAGAAGGTAAAATAGAAATGTATCCGGCACAAGCCCTGGAAACTTATTGGAATGTGAAAAACCCACTTCCAGAAATTGCAGGTATGAAAAAAGTATTGCAGGAATTAATGACGTTAACAAAAAACACCACAGAAGAACAGCGAAATGAATGGGCAAGAATAGCAGAACTGATTCCTGATTATCCAATAAAACTTGATGAAAATGGAGTAAGATATATGGCTCCCGCCTGGGAAAACTTTTCAAAAAGCAATAATGTTGAGAATGTTGCACTTTATTCAGTGTTTCCTTATCGCCAATATGGATTAGGGTTTGATGATCTGGAAATGATACAAAACTCTTTTCATAAAAAAGATTTTAAAGGTGTTTACAGATGTTGGCATAATGATCCTGTTTATGCAGCTTATTTGGGATTGACTGATGAAGCGCGAATACATCTTGGCAATAGATTTGTTTACTCGGGAGCATACAGATTTCCGGCATTTTATATACATGGCGACTGGGTGCCAGACCATGATAATGGAGGAGTAGCTCAACAAACTTTACATGCCATGTTATTGCAGCCTGTTGGTGATAAAATTCTTCTTTTCCCAGCGTGGCCCAAAGAATGGGATGTAGATTTTAAACTTCATGCACCTTTAAACACAACAATAGAAGCCGTTTTGAAGGATGGAAAAATTGAAAAACTAAAAGTTACTCCAAAGGAAAGGTTGAAAGATATAACCATTATGGGGGCAGTAACTTATTAA